One Hylaeus volcanicus isolate JK05 chromosome 8, UHH_iyHylVolc1.0_haploid, whole genome shotgun sequence genomic window, tagaatgtcattgtttataaaaaataagttaataaattacaattttacatagtttttttgtaaattgatcggtgtacgaatactttctacacccactgtatgacTTGGCACCCTCGTAACTAAAACTCACTCAGAAAGTCATAGCGAATAATAATTCTGTTTATGCAAAGGAGAGAACTCGAAGAAGctatcgtaaataataaacgtatCGATTGctgtttcattcaaatttcacaACTTCATTTTTAGCAACGCGTTGAAAATTGCTCTTCGTTGAAAAGAAGCTTGCAGTAATCGATTAGAACGTCGATCGAcgtcttcgaataaattcctCTATAATGAGTAGACCTGTAGCTTAGAGCTGACAATGGATAACGCCGAAAGGCAGAACCAATCGATTGATTGAATTTATTGTAGATGGAGGGGCTGGTGCGGGAGATGCAAGACCCTCAGAACGGGGTACCCGTGCGCAGCCAAAAACAATTTCTCACCTCAATCCCCTCAGCTTTCATGGGTGAGTGCCACCGGTTTCTGCATTGTCCAGTAAACATAAACGATAATCACTGCGGTATATGAAATTACCTGTGCGTTACAGGTTACGACCTCATCGAGTGGCTGATGGAGCGGCTTTCCATCGAGGAATCAGGTACGATATTTGTGTACCCGTCGGACTGATACATCGCTGATGTAGCATCATCGAAGTATCTGACCATTTAATCATCGGTTGCCTTCATTTCCTCCCacattatttacttttttaatctTGGCATTATCGTAAACATTTACATCTAGTTATCCGACTGCGTAATGTTTGCAAATTACTTATTTAGCGTCGATACTCACTAAAAGGGTCGTGTTAGaagtataaattgttttaataatcgatatttaatagaTCAAACGCAATTACTTTATTCGAGTTTCTCTCAGCCCACCGCTAGATTGTAATTGTCGTTAAAAGGGGATTAGCGTCGCGACAAATTTCCTACCTTGGGGTTCGATACGCAGCGTCGGAGTGCGCCGCgttgcaaatttcatttcctgcAGGGAAACGGGAATTGAAAGTAATAATCGAAGCGCTCGGCGCACACAAAGCACTTCCTTCGAAGGTTCGATGCAAAGGTGAATCAGTTTAGTTTTAGTACCCTTATTCGCATTTACCGAGGGGCCGCGATACGATTAAACTAATTTCGGAATTTCAACGTCGTACATTATTACGCGACTACGAACGATAATAGCTAGACGTCCAAAGACGttttattacacttttaaatattagacgtagaaatttattctgtgCTCTCACATCGTTTATAACTTTAgtttacgtaaaaatattcacttctATAAATTCTCAATCTGGTCTCGTATACATTACATTGAATCTATACGTAACTTAAGTCTCAATCTGATGGCCATTATAATTTAGAAGTTTAGTAGTCGACAAAGTACTTCTTCTGTAGAAATTgattctgtgcctttacatttacagaattatttataactccaGTTTAtgcagaattatttaaaagccAATTCGTTAtgttaaaatatcaacaaacaCACAGATTGACATCCTTGGAATTAccgaggaaaaattaaaagttgcacgatgtttctttataaatgaatGCTAAGTCTACCTTAGAAatgtacagaattaatttcgtcaCCCAATAGATACCCAAATTTTAGAAACGAACAAATTGTAGTTTAAGCTGAAGTCAATAACTTACCATGTCATCGATTTTACGTTGGCCTCATAACGTGTCGCGATATTATCTGAATTAGCGCAATGTGCAGCTGGTTTTAATCGTAGACAATATTAATTAGTACGTAATATACACTCTGGTTAAATAAACTGCAACAGATTCTAGTCACGGATCACGTAGCTTCCCTATAATGAAACGACGTGTGGCGTTCGAAACAATTGTTGTAAATTACACGTCTGGCGTGTATGAGTTATTCTCACGCGATACGCATACGTGTACATTAGTCTGATCGAACGTGTTGGCCAGAGAtgagttaatttttttttctaggtaACAATTTTTcgcaacgaataaaagttaGATAAAAACGGTCCAAAGTTGCACGCGATTAAGTAAATCATTTAGACGTGTATTGTTAGAGATTTACTTGCATACGAAAGTGAATTATTGTGTCGACAGTAGAGGCGGTCCATATTGCCAATCAACTCTGCCAGTACGGCTACTTCTTCCCGGTAAACGACTCCAAGACACTCGTCGTAAAGGATGATAGTTCTTTGTATAGATTTCAGGTACGATATGTCTATgattatgtttaaataatcaaacaaaTGTAAAAGGAGGGTGTTAAGAAATGGCCATTTTTGGCATCGCCTGGAAATGAAAACTTCATGCAGGATCTTTTAGAGTGTATcccaaggaacaaaaaatgtcggtATCACTTTCCCGAGAACCGATAGGAAAGTtgtcaaaaatacgttcaaagtatgaatgtGATGATAACGGAACTTaggtatattttacatttcgtcgtcttcttcttcggatATCGAACTgtccttgaaatatttaacgtcTTTTTATAGGTCCTGCGATTACTTCGACattatatcgatattttgtaatgaatttcaattcattaacTTGTTCAACTGTTAATGGTTTCCGAGTTTCCACTACAGAGAATCGAAGGCTACGATCCGCAAGGAAAATATCACCCGGTTCAAAGTAACTTAATCGAGAGTATCGAAACGTCTTaaaaacgattaataattaaaatgacaGCGgagattttgaatttcaagtcGCAGTACCatcataaaatattgatttaaaaaaataccagaTTGATGTGGAACCAATTAACGCCATTTTACTTCAAACGAAACTGCATTCACGACattcaaatagtttaaaatactttgtatatgtactaattgataaaagtaaaaccGCACTGGAAGCCATACTTGCACACTCATGTGGATGCAAAGTCGGAGTACGCGTTGTTGTTTGCTGTTCCCATGTAGCCATGATTATATGGTACTTTGGATTTGCTCGATTTGCTGAGTTCCTTAATACTTATTTCGAAGACGGTTCGATatccgaagaagaagacgacgaaatgtaaaatatacctAAGTTCCGTTATCATCacattcatactttgaacgtatttttgacaACTTTCCTATCGGTTCTCGGGAAAGTGATaccgacattttttgttctttggGATACACTCTAAAAGATCCTGCATGAAGTTTTCATTTCCAGGCGATACCAAAAATGGCCATTTCTTAACACCCTCCTTTATATCTGTGTCTGGTGGTACGTAGTATCATAGTATCTGGAATATCTTCGGGATCAACTCGTTGATAcacaattgtttattatagACACCATACTATTGGCCATGGCAAGATAGAACCCCTGACAATGTGGAGTATGCTATTTATCTAGTTAAGAGAAGTTTAAGAAATAAGCAACGCCATGGCCTCGAAGATTACGAGATGGTATGTAAAATCAGATGGTTTTCGTATATGTAAATCAAGtatgttttcatttcttaataaaacaattcacCCTCTTAGGAAGCTTTAAACAGCTTACGTAGGAACTTGCAAAACAAGTGGGACATCATTCAATTTCAGGCTGAGGAACAGGTGAATAATCATTCCTTTTTAATTCGTACATATGCAGCTTTGgctaaacaaatttgttttaattaaaatctttgaTTGGTTTGATGGATGTGTATTGAATGCCTCGTACATTCGAGCAAGTGACTCCTTGAAATGGTGTTAATTTTGTGGACCCAGGTACGAGTATTGAAGGAGCGAAAAAAGGGGGATAAGATAGTGAGCGATTCTCAGGAGCGAGCCTTTTGGAGAGTGTATAGACCACCTCCTTGGTGTCTCAGTAGTCTCGAAATAGCACCTGTACCTACGCGTTTTCGTCCTGGACTTTCACGTCCTCCATCACGCAAACGCACCTTAACCGATCTGCAACGCGAGGTGAATTCCTGCATTAAATTCTAGATGCCATAGAATTCTAATCGATAGCTTTCGCTTgccgttttaaaataatcgtgTTTATCGAAATCCTAGGTGGCCCTTTTGAAGAACAGCTTAACACGCACAAGAATAAAGGTTTCGGCTGCGATCGAAAATTTTAAGTCATATTTTGAAACGTACGTGGAATACGATCCAATGTTTATACAGCCGCAACCATCCAACCCGTGGATCACCGACGATCAAACATTTTGGCAACTGAACAGTTCTGTGTTAGTAttctaaaatgtaattaaaactatGTCACGGATATACGACTTGGATCAGCTTGGAGTTTCCTAACGTATTTTACTTGCATGTCTGTACAGAGTGGAAGTTCCGACGGAAAAACGTGTAAAGCGGTGGGCACTATCGATGGAGGAGTTGATGTCTGATCCCACAGGTGAATactttgaaatgtttattcagTTATCAATCTACATCGGTATTAAAGATACTTTAACTCGATATTATTCTGTCGCAGGTTTGCAAGAATTCACAAACTatttaagaaaagaatataGTCATGAAAACATACGATTTTGGTTGGCGGTTAAAGATTTAAGGCATAGTTACCAAGCACAAATACATGATAAAGTCAACGAAATCTTCAGGTACGTATAGCGTCGTAGAACGTAGTATAGAGTTTGATAACAGTGAACATTTGTTCGCGTTATCTGTTTAGAGAATTCCTGGCACCTGGAGCTCCTTGCGAAATAAACATAGACGCAAAGACGATCGAGAAAGTCCatcaagaaattaaaaatccaagccgattttcattcgattccGCTGCTGAGCACGTGTACACGCTACTTTTGAAGAAGGATTGCTATCCTAGATTTATTCGTTCCGATCAGTATCGGAATCTCTTAGCTGCCGGCGTGCAACCTTTGCAAAAGAAGAGGTACGTTTATCTACCGCGATGTTAATTGCATGAAAGTCCCGCCTGTTAACAAAATTGAGAGAACCTTTCGCCTTTAATCTTACAGATTTTTTGGCTTCGGCGGACAAGCcaaaaagaaagtttcttcAACTTCGACTCCAACGCCTAGTACTTTGCAACAACACGCTGTAGGTAGTATAAGCGGCGGTAAACGTAGAGGAAGCGATCGAAGTCTTTCCGGATCTGCCCATGAACTAGCCATCTGTGGTGTCCGAGATACCTCGTCAACGCCTAGGGTGCCGCACTCTCACAGTCAGTCGAATCTCACCGACATACCATACAGGTacgcgatatttttcattcatacaTTTCACAATTTCTTCACAATGTTACCCTAAAGAACGttcgattttatttgtaataccCCGTACATCAGCTTCCTTGCGCCTTTTCTCAGAACTTTTCCTCCAGGTTCGTCGTGAAAATTTGAAGATGTACGAGCCAAAGGAATATCCCTGTCTTATGTTACTCTCCGTCCAGAAACGTTTACCCATCTCTTTCACCTACCCTTCGTTTCCTTACACACTCCCATTATCCTTTCATTCGAGCATTCACTCATCCCTCTCATCTTTTCCTCTTGTCCAGTGTATCAAAAGCCGCCTTAAGATCTACAAAGAAGGCTATTAGTTTCACTTTCTTCTACCCAATCTCTCTCCATATAAGATAATCCAGGGCATATATGTGTGTTGGCCGTCGCTCCTCTTTTTCAAAGCCTGTCTGGATTTCCGCCACAATTCCCTTCTCCTTCCATCTCTGTCTTTATACTCTTAACTACTATCCATGCATACGTATTGTATCGCAACATGTACTCCACAAATACGTAACagtaaacaatgtttaaaataattatttcaacgatGTACACGCACGCATGTAATAATTCTTACAATATTTCTCCACGTTCTATTTTGCATTTCTCGTCGTTCCTAACGCCTATATAATACCTCCAACACTTTCGGGATTCCAGagttatttttgttgtttgtatatgaaaattttattcgatagaaAGTTTGTGAAGTATGAAAATGAGACATCAGTTTGATCAGTCTTTAGTACAAGTTTTTTACGTTAACAAATGAGTGAAGAGATAGGCGTTATCAGTGCGGTATTTTCAGGGGAGATCTGCCTCGACTTGTAAAGATCTCTACCAGGCCTATCCCGCATAGTATTCAGTAAGTCCTCGAAAGAATTCCATAATATCCTTGCATAAGTTTCGATACGAATCTCTTTACTTGAAGTCACTTTTTCTGCAATCCTCGTTAGTCGATGTATTTTCTCAAGGtgttcaacatttttctcgaTGTCTCTCAATGTCTAAATGGTGGAGTTgttcttttaatatctactgTATTTTGAACAGATGTTTGCGTTGCTACATTTTATCTATCGCAATCTCAGTCATGTGTCTCTTATGTATATCAAACTCGTGTCTTTACTCAGTCCCGTCGCTTGGAAAAATACTACATATAACGTCACGATATTATTGTGTTATTATAACTCGATGACTTCGAAGGCTTTCTCATCTTTTCGTTGCATGTAGAGTTTTGATGTTTCCGATTCTCTTACAAATTTTGGAAAtccattattatttcatacgtATTACAAACACTCCGTGTTGTATAAATACTTCTCGTCGGCACCATTCTAACACATGCGAGCTTTTTCTACATATCGATGTCTAAGGATCacattcttttttcctcgatgTACAGAATTTTCCTGTGTACActagaaaatgtttacaatCGTATCCGTTACATGCATGGCCTACAGACACAATGAAACAAAACGACTGACGTCTACGGCGTCACGGTACTTTATCGAAAGGAAAAAGTGAAAACTAAATCCTataataaagttcatgttgtCAGGGATGTTGGTACACCGGAAGCGACGGCTCCCCCTATGGACGACGTTTGTCCGTGGGACGCGGCCCCAGGTCCCAGTGTAGAACACGCCGCGGGTTCCACGGGTCTGCAACAACAGACGTCATCTGGAGCACCATTGGTTGAAGGCCAACCTGAAGAGACCGGTAACAACTTGATCGGACACCCGCAATCTGTCGAAATAGTGCGCACGTCGCGTAAGAATTCGACGCAGGTGGATTCCTGCAGTTCCTCATCCGATGTCAGTGTAGTAATAACAGAGGTCTCTGAACACTTTCGAAAGTCTTGCAGCGTACAATACACCGGTAGTTCAGGTACGTTTTTACACAAAAACGCGGTTTTATGTTTCTcagaaaagtaaatttattattttgttggaGTAGATTTAACGCGATTCGTCAGTTGGTTCGTAGCGGCGATTGCCATCTCTCAGGCACGTGGAAGGCGCCCCTGGTAGTTGGCAACCGGAGCTACAAACTTCGAAGCACCGGTTGCCATCTCTCAGGCGCGTGGAAGGGCCCCTGGCAGTTGGCAACAGGAGCTACAAGCTGCGAAGCACCGGTTGTCACCTGTCAGGCGCGTGAAAGGGACCCCTGGCAGTTGGCAACCGGAGGTACAAAGCTACAAACTTCGAAGCACCGATTGCCAACTATCAGGGACACCTTCCACACGTCTCGTAGATGGTAACCAGAGTTTCGAAGTTCTGTAGCTCCGATTGCCAATTATGAGGGGCACCTTCCACGTTATTAATGGAATTATATCGAACTATTAAATAGTAAAAGAAGAATTACAACTTTGTCGTACGTACCTTTGATGTAACAGGAACGGTGGAACGAAGCAGCGGTGGACCCGGCACGATAACACGAAACTACTCGGTCAGCTCGACCAGCAGAAGAGTGAAGCTAGCGGAGATTGGTCGGCCAACGGCTTCTTTCTGTAACTATCCGTCACCGCAACAATCGTTTGAGTGTTCTCACGTGGCAACCGATAAACCGGATACGTCTGCGACTGGAAAACCCGTAACCGATCGTAACGAGGAGCCCGAAAGCATTATTACCAAGTTGAGAGTCTCGTCGTTTGAGAGGGAATTGACGACGAGACCTTCGACGAGGGCTCCTTTGATAAGTATAAACGCAATCGTGGGGGATCTGATGAGCGACGTCTCGACGGTTGAAACTATGGAAAGAGCAGAGGATGATTGCGCGACAGTGGTAGAATCCGAAGGTACGGAAAGCGCTGCCAAAAGGGGTGAGCCGGACCCTGATAATAGTGATTCTGTGATCACCGCCGAGAAGGACTTGGCAACCCCGGCTCAAGCAGAGACAGAAATCGTGGAGCTGCTGGAAGAGGCACAGGTTGTTCCCGTTTGGAAGCCGGATACTCAACAGAACGACCAAACAGCGCCTGTCACTCAACCAGAGCATCAGGAAAAGCGTGACAATAACGTTAACGAAGTATGCCCGTGGGAAGACGAGTAAGTATTATTGCTTCTGTTTTTagtgattaattaattgatatttatgaACGGTAGTCTTAGACATAGCATATAATCTAGTAGCATATTTAGTATAGCATAGTGTATATTCTAATTTTGTATTCAACGAGTAGCAGGTGAAAGGTTGCTTTTGTCCATTCgattttttggaattttaccCATCTCTACAGTGTATTCCAAAATTTACCAGTGGCTTCCATTAACCATGAAAGAATGTACAAACATAAATCTCCATATGCGCTCCTTCCAAATAACGGACACTAGAAGTTGTTCAACAACGATGATGTAGCATAATCAAAGGGGCTAAAAACTCCCACTAGCAAGTGTTGAGTAATATTTCCTCCTAAGGTAGAAAAACCATGTAGGGtccaaaagaaaattatagcAGCGGTTTCTTTACACGCTTAGGCAATTTTCACTGAGGTCTCAAAATTGCTTATGACTTACAGACCTATAAAAAACATAAGGAACGGCAAAATTAGTTTAACCTgctcaccgctagatggctatcCCATTCACTGTACCGTGGGAACAAGGTACAGcaatacaattacaaaatttatattcaaataatttcctcCTACTTATGTTTCTAACTTCAAATAGAACTTTtatcttatttaattaaactactTCTCGATACCGCGccgataaaatttcttttggacagaaaaagagaaagttgTATGCGAGTTTAGAAAACATTCCATTCGCGTGGTCGAACGTTTTATATGCGGAGCAGAGCTCCAACTCATTTCAGATGCACTCCTCTTCTTAGCCATTCGATTCGTAGAGGAGAACCAATCACACCACACGTAATACAACATAATTTTAGTTcgttatatttcattctatgACCACATCTCTATttatgtatatcatttttatgttgaatatatttttaaactcgtCGACCATTTCCAaatgaaa contains:
- the LOC128880650 gene encoding regulator of G-protein signaling 11 isoform X1, with amino-acid sequence MEASSNQQQKEKEPRVHRPCAFDKMEGLVREMQDPQNGVPVRSQKQFLTSIPSAFMGYDLIEWLMERLSIEESVEAVHIANQLCQYGYFFPVNDSKTLVVKDDSSLYRFQTPYYWPWQDRTPDNVEYAIYLVKRSLRNKQRHGLEDYEMEALNSLRRNLQNKWDIIQFQAEEQTQVRVLKERKKGDKIVSDSQERAFWRVYRPPPWCLSSLEIAPVPTRFRPGLSRPPSRKRTLTDLQREVALLKNSLTRTRIKVSAAIENFKSYFETYVEYDPMFIQPQPSNPWITDDQTFWQLNSSVVEVPTEKRVKRWALSMEELMSDPTGLQEFTNYLRKEYSHENIRFWLAVKDLRHSYQAQIHDKVNEIFREFLAPGAPCEINIDAKTIEKVHQEIKNPSRFSFDSAAEHVYTLLLKKDCYPRFIRSDQYRNLLAAGVQPLQKKRFFGFGGQAKKKVSSTSTPTPSTLQQHAVGSISGGKRRGSDRSLSGSAHELAICGVRDTSSTPRVPHSHSQSNLTDIPYRDVGTPEATAPPMDDVCPWDAAPGPSVEHAAGSTGLQQQTSSGAPLVEGQPEETGNNLIGHPQSVEIVRTSRKNSTQVDSCSSSSDVSVVITEVSEHFRKSCSVQYTGSSGTVERSSGGPGTITRNYSVSSTSRRVKLAEIGRPTASFCNYPSPQQSFECSHVATDKPDTSATGKPVTDRNEEPESIITKLRVSSFERELTTRPSTRAPLISINAIVGDLMSDVSTVETMERAEDDCATVVESEGTESAAKRGEPDPDNSDSVITAEKDLATPAQAETEIVELLEEAQVVPVWKPDTQQNDQTAPVTQPEHQEKRDNNVNEVCPWEDEENCRVDAPYVKTYATLGYL
- the LOC128880650 gene encoding regulator of G-protein signaling 9 isoform X3, which translates into the protein MEASSNQQQKEKEPRVHRPCAFDKMEGLVREMQDPQNGVPVRSQKQFLTSIPSAFMGYDLIEWLMERLSIEESEAVHIANQLCQYGYFFPVNDSKTLVVKDDSSLYRFQTPYYWPWQDRTPDNVEYAIYLVKRSLRNKQRHGLEDYEMEALNSLRRNLQNKWDIIQFQAEEQVRVLKERKKGDKIVSDSQERAFWRVYRPPPWCLSSLEIAPVPTRFRPGLSRPPSRKRTLTDLQREVALLKNSLTRTRIKVSAAIENFKSYFETYVEYDPMFIQPQPSNPWITDDQTFWQLNSSVVEVPTEKRVKRWALSMEELMSDPTGLQEFTNYLRKEYSHENIRFWLAVKDLRHSYQAQIHDKVNEIFREFLAPGAPCEINIDAKTIEKVHQEIKNPSRFSFDSAAEHVYTLLLKKDCYPRFIRSDQYRNLLAAGVQPLQKKRFFGFGGQAKKKVSSTSTPTPSTLQQHAVGSISGGKRRGSDRSLSGSAHELAICGVRDTSSTPRVPHSHSQSNLTDIPYRDVGTPEATAPPMDDVCPWDAAPGPSVEHAAGSTGLQQQTSSGAPLVEGQPEETGNNLIGHPQSVEIVRTSRKNSTQVDSCSSSSDVSVVITEVSEHFRKSCSVQYTGSSGTVERSSGGPGTITRNYSVSSTSRRVKLAEIGRPTASFCNYPSPQQSFECSHVATDKPDTSATGKPVTDRNEEPESIITKLRVSSFERELTTRPSTRAPLISINAIVGDLMSDVSTVETMERAEDDCATVVESEGTESAAKRGEPDPDNSDSVITAEKDLATPAQAETEIVELLEEAQVVPVWKPDTQQNDQTAPVTQPEHQEKRDNNVNEVCPWEDEENCRVDAPYVKTYATLGYL
- the LOC128880650 gene encoding regulator of G-protein signaling 9 isoform X2, giving the protein MEASSNQQQKEKEPRVHRPCAFDKMEGLVREMQDPQNGVPVRSQKQFLTSIPSAFMGYDLIEWLMERLSIEESEAVHIANQLCQYGYFFPVNDSKTLVVKDDSSLYRFQTPYYWPWQDRTPDNVEYAIYLVKRSLRNKQRHGLEDYEMEALNSLRRNLQNKWDIIQFQAEEQTQVRVLKERKKGDKIVSDSQERAFWRVYRPPPWCLSSLEIAPVPTRFRPGLSRPPSRKRTLTDLQREVALLKNSLTRTRIKVSAAIENFKSYFETYVEYDPMFIQPQPSNPWITDDQTFWQLNSSVVEVPTEKRVKRWALSMEELMSDPTGLQEFTNYLRKEYSHENIRFWLAVKDLRHSYQAQIHDKVNEIFREFLAPGAPCEINIDAKTIEKVHQEIKNPSRFSFDSAAEHVYTLLLKKDCYPRFIRSDQYRNLLAAGVQPLQKKRFFGFGGQAKKKVSSTSTPTPSTLQQHAVGSISGGKRRGSDRSLSGSAHELAICGVRDTSSTPRVPHSHSQSNLTDIPYRDVGTPEATAPPMDDVCPWDAAPGPSVEHAAGSTGLQQQTSSGAPLVEGQPEETGNNLIGHPQSVEIVRTSRKNSTQVDSCSSSSDVSVVITEVSEHFRKSCSVQYTGSSGTVERSSGGPGTITRNYSVSSTSRRVKLAEIGRPTASFCNYPSPQQSFECSHVATDKPDTSATGKPVTDRNEEPESIITKLRVSSFERELTTRPSTRAPLISINAIVGDLMSDVSTVETMERAEDDCATVVESEGTESAAKRGEPDPDNSDSVITAEKDLATPAQAETEIVELLEEAQVVPVWKPDTQQNDQTAPVTQPEHQEKRDNNVNEVCPWEDEENCRVDAPYVKTYATLGYL